Proteins from a single region of Ananas comosus cultivar F153 linkage group 3, ASM154086v1, whole genome shotgun sequence:
- the LOC109707778 gene encoding uncharacterized protein LOC109707778, with translation MAPEDEKHTAFRTPIGIYCYKVMPFGLKNAGATYQRAMTIIFDDLLHKVVECYVDDLVVKTVNKANHFEDLRTVFTRLRKYNLKMNPLKCAFGVYSGKFLGFIVRYRGIEIDPAKIKAIMELPPPKNLKQLRSFQGRLAYIRRFISNLSGRIKPFSKLVKKDAPFIWDDDCQTAFDDIKKYLLSPPVLAAPIHGRPLILYTAALEGSLGALLAQNNEEGKESALYYLSRMLVGAENSYSPIEKHCLTLIFAVKKLRHYMLEHKIHLISRVDPLKFLMTRLVLTGRLAKWAVILLEFDITYVPQKATKGQALADFLAAHPIPDDSPLVCDLPDEHIMFATDNQPYWKMYFDGASSIQPAFSPNIPQIKAGIGLIFITPEGGILRYSLALSEPRTNNEAEYEALVAGLEIAIQLNIQKLHIFGDSQLIINQVEGEFKVHKPELVEYQTRVKYLMEKIPYVKIEKVSRAVNGKADALARLAKELADPTMDEVQITIRNRKILSPADLNPEKDTKEAEVATIDIEDDWREPFIDFLKYNKLPEEKSRQAQIKKRAMRYVFVNDQLYRRSYDQLWLKCLSPDEIKQVMHEVHSGVCGAHQSGPKMRLKIKHLGYYWPTMIQDCMMYARKCHQCQIHGDFIHRHPNPLHPTIASWPFDMWGTDVIGPINPPSSRGHKFILAATDYFSRWVEAIPLREVKADDIVKFFRENILYRFGVPRRIISDNGTAFRSFKVNRFATQHKIDWRYSSIYNARANGLAEAFNKTLTKLLKKIIGKNQKEWHMRIIEALWAYRTTYRTPTQATPYSLVFGVEAVLPLEVELPSLRIAVQHELTNEENALLRLDELDALDETRLTAQQNLELYQAQMARAYNKLTRYRTFSVGELVLVLRRPIIINKHTGKKFDPNWEGPYVVEKAYEGGAYQLIDAKGERPMPPINGRFLKKYYV, from the coding sequence ATGGCACCTGAGGACGAAAAACACACTGCTTTTAGAACTCCAATTGGCATATACTGTTATAAGGTTATGCCCTTTGGTCTGAAAAATGCAGGAGCCACTTATCAAAGGGCTATGACaataatttttgatgatttgCTCCACAAGGTTGTTGAGTGTTATGTTGATGACTTGGTGGTCAAAACTGTGAATAAAGCAAATCATTTTGAAGACTTGAGAACAGTTTTCACCagattaagaaaatataatctGAAAATGAACCCTCTCAAATGTGCATTTGGAGTTTATTCGGGCAAATTCCTCGGGTTTATTGTTAGATATAGAGGAATTGAAATCGACCCGGCAAAAATCAAGGCTATCATGGAATTGCCACCTCCAAAGAATTTGAAGCAATTAAGATCCTTTCAAGGAAGATTGGCCTATATCAGAAGGTTTATATCAAATCTATCTGGCAGAATTAAACCGTTTTCCAAATTGGTGAAAAAGGATGCGCCTTTTATATGGGACGATGATTGTCAAACAGCATTTGACGATATTAAGAAATATTTATTAAGTCCCCCAGTGCTTGCTGCCCCTATCCATGGTAGgccattaattttatatactgCTGCGCTTGAAGGATCGCTGGGTGCACTCCTTGCTCAAAATaatgaagaaggaaaggaaagtgCTTTATATTATCTCAGCAGGATGTTGGTGGGGGCAGAAAACTCTTACTCGCCAATTGAAAAGCACTGTCTAACCCTTATATTTGCCGTTAAGAAATTAAGGCATTATATGTTGGAGCATAAAATTCACTTAATTTCGAGGGTGGACCCACTTAAATTCTTAATGACAAGACTAGTTTTGACTGGAAGGTTGGCAAAGTGGGCTGTTATATTGCTGGAATTTGACATCACTTATGTGCCACAGAAAGCCACCAAAGGTCAAGCACTTGCTGATTTCCTAGCTGCGCACCCAATTCCAGATGACTCACCTTTGGTCTGCGATTTGCCCGATGAGCACATCATGTTTGCTACGGACAACCAACCCTATTGGAAAATGTATTTTGATGGCGCGTCCTCAATTCAACCAGCTTTCAGCCCAAATATTCCTCAAATTAAGGCCGGGATAGGGTTAATCTTTATAACACCTGAAGGAGGCATTTTAAGATACTCATTAGCCCTTTCTGAACCCCGCACAAATAATGAGGCTGAGTATGAAGCccttgttgctggtttggaaATTGCAATCCAGTTGAACATACAAAAATTGCATATCTTCGGAGACTCCCAATTAATCATCAACCAAGTTGAAGGGGAGTTTAAAGTACATAAACCTGAGCTGGTCGAATATCAGACGAGGGTAAAATATCTTATGGAGAAAATTCCATatgtaaaaatagaaaaagtatCCAGGGCTGTAAATGGAAAAGCCGATGCCCTAGCTAGATTGGCTAAAGAGCTTGCCGATCCCACTATGGATGAAGTCCAAATAACTATACGGAATCGGAAAATATTGTCCCCGGCTGACTTAAATCCAGAAAAAGATACAAAGGAAGCTGAAGTCGCAACTATCGATATAGAAGATGATTGGAGGGAACCTTTCATCGACtttctcaaatataataagttgCCAGAGGAAAAGTCGAGACAGGCACAAATTAAGAAAAGGGCAATGAGATATGTATTTGTTAATGATCAGCTTTATCGCAGATCTTATGATCAATTATGGCTTAAATGTTTATCTCCAGATGAGATTAAACAAGTCATGCATGAAGTTCATTCGGGTGTTTGCGGAGCGCACCAATCAGGGCCAAAAATGCGCCTCAAAATTAAACATTTgggatattattggccaacaATGATACAAGATTGTATGATGTATGCTAGAAAATGCCATCAATGTCAAATCCACGGTGACTTCATTCATCGACATCCAAACCCTTTGCATCCTACAATCGCCTCATGGCCATTTGATATGTGGGGAACAGATGTGATAGGACCTATCAATCCGCCATCTTCCAGGGGGCATAAATTCATTCTTGCTGCTACAGATTACTTTTCTAGATGGGTTGAAGCAATCCCACTAAGAGAAGTAAAAGCAGATGATATCGTCAAATTCTTTAGAGAAAATATTCTATATCGATTCGGAGTTCCAAGGCGAATTATATCTGACAATGGAACTGCCTTCAGGAGTTTCAAAGTCAATAGATTTGCCACTCAACATAAAATTGATTGGAGATATTCTTCAATATATAATGCAAGGGCTAATGGATTGGCCGAAGCCTTTAATAAGACTTTGACAAAGCTATTGAAGAAAATCATCGGCAAAAATCAAAAGGAATGGCATATGCGGATCATCGAAGCTCTATGGGCCTATCGGACCACATACAGAACGCCAACTCAAGCAACACCCTATTCTTTGGTGTTCGGTGTTGAGGCGGTATTACCACTAGAAGTTGAATTGCCCTCATTACGAATAGCAGTTCAACACGAGTTAACAAATGAAGAAAATGCTCTACTAAGGCTTGATGAGCTAGATGCATTGGATGAAACTCGGTTAACTGCCCAGCAAAATTTGGAGCTATATCAAGCCCAGATGGCGAGAGCATATAATAAGCTCACCCGATACCGCACCTTTAGTGTTGGGGAGCTGGTGCTCGTTCTTCGCAGACCGATTATAATCAATAAACATACTGGGAAGAAGTTTGATCCAAATTGGGAAGGCCCATATGTGGTGGAGAAAGCTTATGAAGGCGGTGCCTACCAATTAATTGACGCCAAAGGTGAAAGGCCAATGCCACCTATCAACGGCCGTTTCTTAAAgaaatattatgtataa